The proteins below are encoded in one region of Oscillatoria salina IIICB1:
- a CDS encoding GGDEF domain-containing protein: MSPGVSIQTFSFDESNNYLRLESTISELNLYDFQIESLCLSREVAREFEENPLLPGVILTEDGQLIGMISRRRFLERMSRPYGLELFLKRTLKSLYNFIKTDILIFSGDTLIVEAAQQALQRSPVLLYEPVIVEIAPQNYHLLDVHQLLIAQSKIHELASKLLTKLYQELEAANSELQRLATLDGLTEVSNRRRFDEYLTQQWQTLAREQKPLSLILCDVDCFKNFNDTYGHQAGDDCLKKVAATIAATVNQIIPGDLSLVARYGGEEFSVVLPTIDRECVVKIAENICSQVKQLKIPHRDSCCDPYVTLSIGVATLTPSREESPQTIIKVADLALYQAKETGRDRAIAYSPSLKINN, from the coding sequence GTGTCACCTGGAGTCTCCATTCAAACTTTTTCTTTTGATGAGAGTAATAACTATTTGCGCTTAGAGTCAACCATAAGTGAACTAAATCTTTATGATTTTCAGATCGAATCTCTCTGTCTCAGCCGAGAAGTTGCTCGCGAATTTGAGGAAAATCCCTTATTGCCCGGAGTAATTTTAACTGAAGACGGACAGTTAATCGGCATGATTTCCCGAAGACGCTTTTTGGAAAGAATGAGCCGCCCTTATGGGCTAGAATTATTTTTGAAGCGCACGCTCAAGTCTTTATATAATTTTATCAAAACTGACATATTAATTTTTTCGGGCGATACTTTAATTGTCGAAGCAGCGCAACAGGCTTTGCAGCGATCGCCAGTATTACTTTACGAACCAGTTATCGTGGAAATTGCTCCCCAAAATTATCACTTATTAGACGTACATCAGTTATTAATCGCTCAATCGAAAATTCATGAATTGGCAAGTAAGTTACTAACTAAACTTTATCAAGAACTTGAAGCTGCTAACTCAGAGTTACAACGTCTTGCTACCTTAGATGGACTCACGGAAGTCTCTAATCGACGTAGGTTTGATGAATATTTAACTCAACAATGGCAAACCCTAGCTAGAGAGCAAAAACCACTTTCTTTGATTCTCTGTGATGTCGATTGCTTTAAAAATTTTAACGATACTTACGGTCATCAAGCAGGAGATGATTGTCTCAAGAAAGTTGCTGCTACTATTGCTGCTACAGTTAACCAAATTATACCTGGAGATTTGTCTTTAGTTGCCCGTTATGGTGGTGAAGAATTTTCCGTAGTTTTACCGACAATCGACAGAGAGTGTGTTGTGAAAATAGCTGAGAATATTTGCTCCCAAGTTAAACAACTGAAAATACCTCACCGAGATTCTTGTTGTGATCCTTATGTTACCCTCAGTATTGGCGTTGCTACCTTAACTCCTAGCCGGGAAGAATCTCCCCAAACTATTATTAAAGTAGCAGATCTGGCTCTTTATCAAGCTAAAGAAACCGGACGCGATCGTGCGATCGCTTATTCACCTTCTTTGAAAATTAATAATTAA
- a CDS encoding permease, translating to MDRLYNAFTLFLSLLVEAIPFLLLGVLLSSALLLFIDERQLVKNLPKNPILGSFIGSCVGFLFPVCECGNVPVARRLLMQGVPTSVAIGFLLAAPTINPIVIWSTWVAFRDRPEIVLLRIVFSLSIATIIGCIFAVQKNPEPLLQPALCNRLRYLMTQKDRQPLWEKNEAVPALLQSGTYILGQSGQPWQSSAAMPLSGYRTSTKKKIDSKKLRLFLDNLVQELRELGGMLVIGSAIAASIQVFVPREIIISLGQGPITSILAMMLLAAVVSICSTVDSFFALSFASVFTSGSLLAFLVFGPMIDLKAIGLMFSIFKPRMIIYLFAIAAQLTFIFTLSYSYLF from the coding sequence ATGGATCGACTGTACAACGCCTTCACGCTTTTTTTGAGTTTATTAGTAGAAGCAATACCTTTTTTGCTGCTAGGGGTTTTGCTTTCCAGTGCGCTGCTATTATTTATCGACGAGCGCCAGTTAGTTAAGAATCTGCCCAAAAATCCGATTTTAGGGTCATTTATTGGTAGTTGTGTCGGCTTTTTGTTTCCTGTCTGCGAGTGTGGTAACGTACCGGTGGCAAGGCGACTGCTGATGCAGGGTGTTCCGACATCGGTAGCAATTGGCTTTTTACTCGCGGCACCAACGATTAATCCGATTGTAATTTGGTCAACTTGGGTAGCATTTAGAGATCGTCCAGAAATTGTTTTATTACGAATTGTCTTTTCGTTGAGTATTGCGACAATTATTGGTTGTATTTTTGCGGTGCAAAAAAATCCCGAACCGTTGCTACAACCTGCTTTGTGTAATCGCTTGCGCTATCTGATGACGCAAAAAGATCGCCAACCTTTGTGGGAAAAAAATGAAGCAGTGCCAGCTTTGTTGCAGTCTGGTACTTATATTCTCGGTCAATCGGGACAACCTTGGCAAAGTTCGGCCGCAATGCCGCTAAGTGGGTATCGTACTTCTACCAAGAAGAAAATTGACTCGAAAAAGTTGCGTTTGTTTTTGGACAATCTGGTACAAGAATTGCGAGAATTAGGAGGGATGTTAGTTATTGGTAGTGCGATCGCGGCTTCGATTCAGGTTTTTGTCCCTCGTGAAATTATTATCAGTCTTGGTCAAGGTCCGATCACTTCGATTCTTGCTATGATGCTCTTGGCGGCAGTGGTTTCGATTTGTTCGACAGTTGATTCGTTTTTTGCTCTTTCCTTCGCTTCAGTGTTTACCAGTGGTTCCCTGCTAGCGTTTCTCGTTTTTGGTCCGATGATCGATCTTAAAGCGATCGGTTTGATGTTTTCGATTTTTAAGCCGAGAATGATTATTTATCTGTTTGCGATCGCGGCGCAACTGACTTTCATTTTCACTCTGTCCTACAGCTATTTATTCTAA
- a CDS encoding TIGR03943 family putative permease subunit: MSSKSKSIQYKYKVLFPWLDIFAFLAWGVLLLKYWLTGQLQLLIHPNYFWLVSVTGIILVAIASLRVWQQLQGRRKRSYEQDLGEDVRHITLFPPGFSSTLLLVVAILGLLIPPKILASDTALQRGITDSLLTTRAQPQSFTVSIQPEERSLLDWVRTLNAYPEPDDYFGQKVNVKGFVVHSYALPEQYLVISRFVITCCAVDAYPVGLPVKLSTSQSDYPVDTWLQVEGSIITEELADKRQVVIVPTSIEKIPTPRDPYEF; this comes from the coding sequence ATGAGTTCCAAATCCAAAAGTATTCAATACAAGTACAAAGTTCTGTTTCCCTGGCTAGATATCTTTGCTTTCTTGGCTTGGGGCGTGTTATTGCTAAAATATTGGCTGACTGGTCAGCTACAATTACTGATTCACCCGAATTATTTTTGGTTAGTCTCAGTTACAGGAATCATTTTAGTAGCGATCGCCTCTTTGCGCGTTTGGCAACAGTTACAAGGACGGCGCAAACGTAGCTACGAACAAGATTTAGGCGAAGATGTGCGTCATATTACCTTATTTCCGCCTGGATTTAGTAGCACTTTACTACTTGTGGTAGCAATTTTAGGTTTATTGATTCCTCCAAAAATTTTAGCCAGCGATACCGCTTTACAACGAGGAATTACTGATTCTCTCTTGACAACTAGGGCGCAACCCCAATCTTTTACTGTCTCTATTCAACCAGAAGAGCGATCGCTTCTCGATTGGGTACGCACTCTCAACGCTTATCCGGAACCGGATGATTATTTTGGTCAAAAAGTGAATGTGAAGGGCTTCGTGGTTCATTCATATGCACTTCCGGAGCAATATCTTGTTATCTCTCGGTTTGTGATTACTTGTTGCGCGGTTGATGCTTATCCAGTGGGATTACCTGTGAAGTTATCTACTTCTCAAAGTGATTATCCTGTGGATACTTGGTTACAAGTTGAAGGTTCGATTATTACTGAAGAACTTGCTGATAAGCGTCAAGTTGTGATTGTTCCCACTTCGATTGAGAAAATTCCTACTCCGAGAGATCCTTATGAATTTTAA
- a CDS encoding DUF6335 family protein, which translates to MANKPKQEAFKDMQAEDKMPPVEVSTTASDRDDTLPGVTSRNTGGGKTIAEATTRMASGGEVTAGDLDANQYQAKVTGDEAVGGLASTPGQNVTEEMQSAMGISSAEKEPVQTADKLERRDENRWQLDPESSEDYEQHT; encoded by the coding sequence ATGGCAAATAAACCCAAGCAAGAAGCTTTTAAAGATATGCAAGCGGAAGATAAAATGCCTCCAGTTGAGGTTAGCACGACGGCAAGCGATCGAGATGATACTTTACCGGGCGTGACTTCTCGCAATACTGGCGGCGGTAAAACGATCGCTGAGGCGACAACCAGAATGGCTTCTGGTGGTGAGGTAACTGCTGGAGATCTCGATGCTAACCAGTATCAAGCTAAGGTTACAGGAGATGAAGCGGTGGGCGGACTTGCTTCAACTCCAGGTCAAAATGTAACTGAAGAAATGCAATCGGCGATGGGTATTTCCTCGGCGGAAAAAGAACCCGTACAAACCGCAGATAAGTTAGAAAGACGAGATGAAAATCGTTGGCAACTCGATCCTGAATCGTCTGAAGATTACGAACAACATACATAA